From Leifsonia sp. fls2-241-R2A-40a, one genomic window encodes:
- the leuA gene encoding 2-isopropylmalate synthase produces MKNTQAPSAMPIHKYRPFHEQIRVDLPDRTWPSNRITQAPRWCAVDLRDGNQALIDPMSPERKRIMFDLLVRMGYKEIEVGFPSASQTDFDFVRSLIEEDAIPDDVTIQVLTQSREHLIKRTYESLVGAKQAIVHLYNSTSILQREVVFRTDQQGIIDIALSGARLCRQFESLVPGTAIYYEYSPESYTGTELEFAADICNQVLDIFEPTPERKVIINLPATVEMATPNVYADSIEWMSRHLNHRENVLLSLHPHNDRGTAVAAAELGYMAGADRIEGCLFGNGERTGNVDLVTLGINLFTQGIDPQIDFSDIDQIKRTVEHCNQLPVGERSPWGGDLVFTAFSGSHQDAIKKGFEAMEARAEREGVSVDDLEWAVPYLPVDPKDLGRSYEAVIRVNSQSGKGGVAYLLKSDHSLDLPRKLQIEFSGVVQAKTDAEGGEVTSDQIWSVFQDEYLPAPSDDPDAKWGRFELGSTTTSNETGEHVVLTVTLRDGDTVAKATGEGNGPIAAFFDILHQHGVDAHLYDYSQHTLSASESALAAAYVEVDVDGQRRWGVGIDADTTTASFKAVVSAVNRAVRSGAGRSAEELVSA; encoded by the coding sequence CGCAGGCGCCGAGCGCCATGCCGATCCACAAGTACCGACCGTTCCACGAGCAGATCCGTGTCGACCTGCCGGACCGCACGTGGCCGTCGAACCGCATCACGCAGGCGCCGCGCTGGTGCGCCGTAGACCTGCGTGACGGAAACCAGGCCCTCATCGACCCGATGAGCCCCGAGCGCAAGCGCATCATGTTCGATCTGCTGGTCCGGATGGGCTACAAGGAGATCGAGGTCGGGTTCCCGTCGGCCAGCCAGACCGACTTCGACTTCGTCCGCAGCCTCATCGAAGAGGACGCCATCCCGGACGACGTGACCATCCAGGTCCTGACCCAGTCGCGCGAGCACCTGATCAAGCGCACGTACGAGTCGCTGGTCGGCGCGAAGCAGGCCATCGTCCACCTGTACAACTCGACGAGCATCCTGCAGCGCGAGGTGGTCTTCCGCACCGACCAGCAGGGCATCATCGACATCGCTCTGAGCGGCGCGCGGCTGTGCCGCCAGTTCGAGTCGCTGGTGCCGGGCACCGCGATCTACTACGAGTACTCGCCCGAGAGCTACACCGGCACCGAGCTCGAGTTCGCCGCCGACATCTGCAACCAGGTGCTCGACATCTTCGAGCCGACCCCGGAGCGCAAGGTCATCATCAACCTGCCGGCCACGGTCGAGATGGCCACGCCCAACGTCTACGCCGACTCGATCGAGTGGATGTCGCGCCACCTGAACCACCGCGAGAACGTCCTCCTGTCGCTGCACCCGCACAACGACCGCGGCACCGCCGTCGCCGCCGCCGAGCTCGGCTACATGGCCGGCGCCGACCGCATCGAGGGCTGCCTGTTCGGCAACGGCGAGCGCACCGGCAACGTTGACCTGGTCACGCTGGGCATCAACCTGTTCACCCAGGGCATCGACCCGCAGATCGACTTCAGCGACATCGACCAGATCAAGCGCACGGTCGAGCACTGCAACCAGCTGCCCGTCGGGGAGCGCAGCCCGTGGGGCGGCGACCTGGTCTTCACCGCGTTCAGCGGCTCCCACCAGGACGCCATCAAGAAGGGCTTCGAGGCGATGGAGGCGCGCGCCGAGCGCGAGGGCGTCTCCGTGGACGACCTGGAGTGGGCCGTTCCCTACCTGCCGGTCGACCCGAAGGATCTGGGCCGCAGCTACGAGGCGGTCATTCGCGTCAACTCGCAGTCGGGCAAGGGCGGCGTCGCGTACCTGCTGAAGTCGGACCACTCGCTCGACCTGCCGCGCAAGCTGCAGATCGAGTTCTCGGGGGTTGTGCAGGCGAAGACGGATGCCGAGGGCGGCGAGGTCACCAGCGACCAGATCTGGTCCGTTTTCCAGGACGAGTACCTGCCGGCGCCGTCGGACGACCCGGACGCCAAGTGGGGCCGCTTCGAGCTGGGCAGCACCACGACCTCGAACGAGACCGGCGAGCACGTCGTACTCACGGTGACCCTGCGCGACGGCGACACCGTCGCGAAGGCCACGGGGGAGGGCAACGGCCCGATCGCGGCGTTCTTCGACATCCTGCACCAGCACGGTGTGGACGCACACCTCTACGACTACTCGCAGCACACGCTCTCGGCCAGCGAGTCGGCTCTGGCGGCGGCGTACGTCGAGGTGGATGTGGACGGCCAGCGTCGGTGGGGCGTCGGCATCGACGCGGACACGACCACCGCATCCTTCAAGGCCGTCGTCTCGGCGGTGAACCGCGCGGTGCGCTCGGGCGCCGGTCGTTCGGCCGAGGAGCTCGTCAGCGCCTGA